Genomic window (Gemmatimonadota bacterium):
GGCCGATCTGGACCAGCGCAATGGGCTGCTCGAACGGAAGTTCGCGAAGCAGCACCGCACGAACTACAGTGAAGATCGCGGTACTGGCGCCGATCCCCAGGGCGAGTGTCCACAGCGCGACGAGGGTGAATCCGGGGGTCCGCCAGAGTGAGCGCACCGCCCGTCGCAGGTCCTGCCAGCCGTTCTGCATTGGTGCTCCTGCCCGACGATGCCGGGCGAGTGCCGGTATGACTTACTCGCCCCGCAGCGCTTCGACCGGGTCGACGCTTGTGGCGCGACGCGCGGGAAGCCAGGTCGCCAGCAGGGTCACTGCGAGGAGCAGGAGCGGAATGCCGACGAACGTGGCCGGGTCGTTCGGCGAGACCTGGAAGAGCAGCCGGTCGGTCGCGCCGAGCGCGGCCTTGGTGTCAAGCGCCTTGAGCAGGTTAGTGAAGACGAGGGCAGCAACAAGCCCGAATCCGACACCAACAATTGCCAGTCGCATCCCCTGCCCCATCACGAGCTTCTGGACTTCTCCCGGTGTGGCACCAAGGGCAAGGCGCACTCCGAGTTCCTTGGAGCGCTGGGTGACCGTGTAGGACATCACACCGTAGAGTCCGATCGCGGCGAGGCCGGCGGCAAGAACCGAGAAGACGGTGAGCAGCACCATCGAGAATCGGCGCGGCCCTGTGCTGATCGACACCAGTTCATCCATCTGCGAGACGTTCGCGATCGCTACATCGGCATCGACCTGCTTGAGTGCCGCGCGCACAGCATTCAGTACCTGCGTCGGCTCGCCAGTGGTGCGGACCGCGTACGTCATGAAGCCGGTCCCGGTCTGCGCGAGCGGGAAGTAGACCTGGATCCGCTTCTCGGCGTCGAGGCCTTCGTGCATGGTGTGCCCCACGACACCGACCACCGTGATCCAGGTGATGTTGGTATCCGTGAGGTTGTTGAACGTGATGCGCTTGCCGATTGGATCCTGGTTGGGCCAGAAACGCTTCACCAGCTCGTCGTCCACCACCACGACCGCGGGCGATTCGAACCGGTCCTGCGCCGTGAAGAAGCGTCCCTTGATGAGCGGTGCGCCCAGCGTCGCCAGGAAGTTGGGCGTCACCAGCCGTACGTCACCCCATGGAATCGCTGCCTTCGGCGGCGGGGTGAACCCCTCGACATTGAACGAGGAGGTACTCCAGTTGTTCGTGAACGGCAGCACCGAGGTGGCACCGGCCGACACGACGCCCGGCACAGCGGCGATTGCTTCCGTCGCGCGGTCGAAATAGGCGACCCGCACGGTATCGTTAGGATATTTTGCAGCCGGCAGGCCGACATTGAACGTCAGCAGATGATCGGGCCGGAACCCCGGATCAACCTGCAGCAGCTGCGTGAACGAACGCGTCAGGAGCCCCGCACCAACCAGCAGCGTGAGTGCCACAGCAACCGTGGCCACCACCAGACCGCGTCGCAGGGCGAGCCCCCCGCGATCACCCGCAGCGCCGCGTCCGCCTTCCTTGAGCGTTTCCTGCAGGGAGGTACGCGACACGCGGAGCGCCGGCGCCAGGCCGAAGAGCAATCCGGTACCGACGGCCAGCAGGAGCGTGAAGCCGAGCACCTTGCCATCGAGTCCGATCGCAGTGGCCGGCGGCAGGTTGCGCTCATTGAGCGACAGCAACGCCGGCACACCCCACATGGCCAGCAGCAAGCCCAGCGCACCGCCCAGCAACGAGAGCAGGACACTCTCGGTGAGCAGCTGCTTGACCAGATCGCCGGGAGAGGCGCCGAGAGCGACTCTGACGGCGATCTCTCGCGACCGCGAGGCGGCGCGTGCCAGCTGCAGGTTCGCGACGTTGGCGCAGGCAATCAGCAGCACCAGTCCGACGGCGCCGAGCAGGACGAACATCGCGCGGCGCATCCCGGACGAGGTCACCTGGTCCGAGAGCGAGGAGAGCGCGAGATCCCAGTCCTCGGGGAACGCGTCGGGGCGATCGGCCTTGATCCGGTTCGCGAGCGCGTGCATCTCGCGCTGACCCGCCGCCAGCGACACGCCGTCCTTGAGCCGCGCCGTGAGATTCAGGAACTCGTTGCCGAACGACCCCGAGAGCTGGCGCTGCGTGAGCGCCAGTGGGACCCAGATATCAGTATTGGTGTTGAGCATCGAGGTAAACGACGGCGGCATCACGCCGACGATTTCGTAACTCTCGCCGTTCAGCAGCATTCGCTGTCCCACGATCGCCCTGTCTGCGCCGTACCCACGGCGCCAATAGGCGTCGCTCAGCATCACGACATGTTCATTGCCGAGGTTCGACTCGTCGGCCCGGAGTGCGCGCCCCATCGCGGGCTGCACACTGTAGGTGCCGAAGTAGTCCCCCGCTACGCGCTGCGCCTGGAGCCGGCTCGCATCGCCGTGTCCGGTGAGGGTCGGGCCCCAGCCGGTACTGACAGAAACCTTGCTGAACACCTGCGTCTGTTTCTGGTATTCCACGAACCCGGGCGCCGAAACCGAGGCCTTCAGGTCCTTGAGCGATGGGTAGTGATGGTTGAGCACCACCAGCTGCTCCGGCCGGTCGAACGGCAACGGCCGCAGCACCACTGCGTTGATGACCGAGAAGATGGCAGTGTTCGCGCCGATGCCGAGCCCCAGGGTGAGGATCGCCACCAGGGCGTACCCCGGGCTGCGACGCAACGTGCGCACCGCGTAGCGGATATTGTTGCTCATCGCAGCCATCGGAGTGTCCTTCCGGCAATCAGGCCGGTGAAAGTTCCAGCGCCTGATCCTCGACCACGCGGCCGTCGAAGAGGTGAATCGAGCGATCCGCATGACGCTCATAGCGAGGATCGTGGGTCACCATGCAGATCGTGGCCCCTCCGCGATGCAGCTCCTGCAGCAGCTGCATCACCGACTCGCCGTTGGTGGAGTCGAGGTTACCGGTCGGTTCGTCAGCGAGAAGAATCAGCGGCTCGCCGGCGACGGCGCGTGCCACTGCAACACGCTGCTGCTGACCGCCCGAGAGCTGCGCCGGGTAGTGCTTCACGCGATGACTCATCCCTACCTTCTCGAGCGCCGCCATCACCCGCTGCTTGCGATCCGCCGGTGCCATGCCGCGGTAGGTCAGCGGCAGCTCGACATTCTCGTACACCGTGAGATCGCCGATCAGGTTGAAGGCCTGGAAGATGAAGCCGATCTCCCGGTTGCGGATCCGGGCACGATCCGACGGCGAGAGCTGCGCGACCGGCTTGTCATCGAGGTAGTACTCGCCGCCGGTCGGCGTGTCGAGCAGGCCGAGCAACGAGAGCAGCGTGGTCTTGCCGCAGCCGGACGGGCCGGAGATCGCGACGTACTCGCCGCGCTTGACGTCGAGATGGATCTCGGCCAGCGCGTGGGTTTCGACTTCGTCGGTGTAGAAGACCTTCTTGATGCCATCGAGTCGGATGAGCGACTGGCCTGGGGACGTCACGTGGGCTCCGGATGTTGGCGTTCGGCTACGGGAAACGGACGGGTCACTGGCTACTTGATGCGCACGCGATCGACACCGTCGAATCGCGACATATCCGAGAGGATCACGATATCACCCGGCTTGAGCCCGCGGACGATCTCGACCGCATTCGCCGAGGTCCGGCCCAGGGTGACCTGCACTCGCTCGGCCTCCTTGCCATCAGGCGTGAGGCGGAAGAGCCCGATGGTGCTGTTGGCCTGGCCATAGGTGGGCCGCCCGACATGCATCACCTTGCCGATCCGCTCGAGCTCGATGGTCCCATCGACGCTGAGGTCGGGGCGAGCGCCCTTGGGGAGCGAATCGGTGAGGGCGACATCCACGGTCACCGTCCCGCCGGTGGAGGACGGATCGATCCGTGAGACGCGTCCACGGACGAAACCGTTGCGCGTGTCGATCGAGGCGGTCTGCCCCACCGTCACATCACGGGCCTGGTTCTCCTGCACCCGCAGTACGGCCTTGAGCTTCTCCGGTTGCACCACCTTGGCAATCGTCGTCCCGCTGGTGGCGAACTGCCCTTCCTCGATCGGCATCTCCTGGAGCACGCCGGCGACGCCGGCCTTCACGACCATCGCGCCGACGAGGTTGTGCTGGTAATTCACCACTGCCTTGAGCCGCTCGACCTGTTCTTTCTGCACGGCCAGCTGCGACGGCATGTTCTCAGTGAGGATCTTGAGACGCTGCTGCTCGATGTCGAGTCGCTCGCGCAATTCGGTCGCGAGGTCGGTCACCTTGGCCAATTCGAACTTCGAGAGGAGCTCGGACGACATCGCCTGGGCGGCGTCGGCCTGCCGCTTCGCCTCGTTGTAGGTCGTCCGGGTGCTGGCCACGACGCCCACCTGGGAGAGGCGCTGGGTCTCGAGATTGCTCTTGAGTGACACCAACTGCGCCTCGGCATCGGTCAGCGAGCGTTCGGCCTGCAAGAGCTGGATCTCGACATCGGGATTGCTCAAGCGGAGCAGGACGGTCTCGGGCGTGACCCGGGCACCCGGCTGCACCAGCTTGGCCTCGACGCGTCCCGGGGCGATGGCGGAGATGAAGCGGATCTGCTCCGGCACCAGCGAGCCCGGGGCGCGAATGTCCCTGAGCATGGGGCCTGAGACGACGGAATCGAGCTGCAGCGTCGGACGATCGACCGAAGGAGCCGCCGGCTTCATTCTGCTCACCGCGACCGTGGCGAGCACGAGGCCGAGCACCCCGACACCAATCAGGATTGGGCGCTTGCGATTGGGCTTCTTTTCGCGGGCTACGTCCACGGCTCATCCTTGCCAGAAGTCGGTTGACCCATTGGAAAACTGGGGTCGGTCGAGCGAAGTAAGGGAAGAAGCGTGCCGGGGAACAACCTGAGGACGACACTCTAAGTCATTGAGATACAACACCTTCTACAACTGTGGTTCGGGGATCCTGCGAGCAAGTGTCCGATACTGGGATTGGGCGTCCCACGACCGGTCGACTCAGCCCCCCTCCTGCGCCTCGCGCCGCTCGACCGTGGAGACCCCCTTCACCTTCCTGATCGCCTTGAGGACCTTGGCGAGATGGGGGAGGTTGTCGACCTCGACCAGGATCGACCCGAAGGCGGTGCCGTCCTTGGAGTTGATCTCGGCGCCGCGGATGTTGGTGCCCGTCTGCGAAATCACCTGCATGATGTCGGCGTAGAGACCGCGCCGATCCTCCCCGTTGATCAGCAGCCGCACCGCGTAGGTCTCGCCAGTCTGCTCCTGCCAGTCGATCTCGACCCGTCGCCCCTGGTCGCCGAGGGTGAGGAGATTGGGACAATCGGCACGATGAATCGAGATGCCGCGCCCCTGGGTCACAAACCCCACCACCGGGTCGCCGGGCACCGGCTGGCAACACTGGGCATAGCGAACCATCAGGCCGTCGACGCCCTGAATCTTGATGCCGCGGCCGAGGCGGAGGCGATCGATCACCCGACCGAAGACGGTGGGTGGCTTCTCCTGCAACGCATCCGGCGCGAGATCGGGGAAGAGCGCCTTCATCACCTGCCCGACCGCGAGGTCGCCGCGGCCGAGTGAGACTTCGAGCGCCTCGCTATCGAGCAGGTTGAGCGCGACAGCGGCCGTCTGCATCGCTTCGGGTACAGGCGCGGTGAGTCGGCGACGCTTGAGTTCCCGCGTGAGGATTTCCCGGCCCAACTGCAGCGAGACGGTCTCTTCCTCCTGCCTGATCCACTGCTTGATCTTGGCGCGGGCGCGACCGGTGCGAACATGACTCAGCCAGTCGCGGCTCGGCTTGGCATGGGGCGAGGTGAGCACTTCCACGGTGTCGCCGTTCTTGAGCTCCCGATGCAACGGAGCAATGCGACCGTTGACCTTCGCGCCAGAGGTATGCAGGCCGACGTCGGTGTGCACGTGGAAGGCGAAGTCGATCGCGGTCGCGCCCTTGGGGAGCTGCTTGACGTCGCCTTGCGGCGTGAAGATGAAGATCTCGTCGTGATAGAGGTCGACCTTGAGGAACTCGAGAAAGTCCTCCGGCGACGCGCTCTCCTGCTGCAGTTCGAGGAGCTGCCGGAACCAGCCGAGCTGTCGGCCGACATCGTCCTCACCCTCTTCGACGGTCTTGTAGAGCCAGTGTGCGGCGATACCGTATTCGGCGGTGCGATGCATCTCCTGAGTGCGGATCTGGATTTCGAAGAGCTGGCCGCCGGGCCCGAAGATCGTGGTATGGAGTGACTGATAGCCGTTGCTCTTGGGGCTCGCGATGTAATCCTTGATCCGCTCCTGCACCGGCGTCCAGACGTGGTGAATAATGCCGAGCACGTGGTAGCACTCCGGCACCGTGCGGACGATCACCCGCATCGCCATCAGGTCGTAGATCTCGTCGAACGGCTTGTTCCGCTTCCGCATCTTCTGATAGATCGACCAGAGATGCTTCGGGCGGCCGCTGACATCGTACCACTCGATCCCGGCGCGCTTGAGTTCCTGCTCGAGCGGGCCGCGCATGCGCTGGATCATCTGTTCGCGCGCGGCCCGCTTGGCGGCGACCTGCTGTGCCAGCGCCTGATATTCCTCGGTCTCGAGGAACTTGAAGGCGAGGTCTTCGAGCTCGGCCTTGACGTTCGCCATGCCGAAGCGGTGCGCGAGCGGCGCATAGATCTCACGCGTCTCGGTCGCGATGCGCTGGCGTCGCTCCGGCGTCAGGTGCTCGAGCGTCCGCATGTTGTGGAGGCGATCGGCGAGCTTGATGATGATGACGCGGGCATCCTTGGCGACCGACAACAGCAGCTTGCGGTAGTTCTCCGATTGCTCTTCCACCGAGGACCGGAACGGAAGATGGGAAAGCTTGGTGAGCCCTTCCACCAACCCGGCCACTTCGTTGCCGAACTCGCGGGCGATGTCATCGGTGGTGAGGTCGGAGTCCTCGACCACATCGTGGAGCAGCGCCGCGCAGATGGACGTAGTGTCGACAAGAAAGCCCGCGAGAATCGAGGCAACCGCGATCGAGTGCTCGACGAAGTCTTCCCCGCTCATCCGTTTCTGCCCGCGGTGCGCGGCAGCGGAATAGCGGAGTGCCCGATCGATCAGGGCAATGTCGAGCCGCTCCGCGTGCTTCTCCAGAATCACGAAGAAGGCAGGCGAGAGATCGGTCAGCGAACTCGGCACGGCACCAGTCGTCACAGCAGCCCCGCAGTCGCGAAGGAGAGAAATCGGTCGCCGGCGACGATGACGTGATCGTAGACCGGTACATCGAGCAGTTGTCCTGCCGCCACCAGCTGGCGGGTCACGGCGCGGTCTTCGGCCGAGGGTGTCGGATCACCACTCGGGTGATTGTGCACCAGGATGATCCCGGCCGCTGCCTCGGCGATCGCGGCGCGAAAGACTTCGCGCGGGTGGACCAGCGAGCTGTCGAGCAAGCCACGCGTGACCAGCACATCGCGAAGGACCCGCGAGCGGGTGTCGAGCGCCAGCAGATGGAACTCTTCGACCTCGAGGTCGCGCAACCGGTGCCCCACCACCCGGGCCACATCGGCCGGCTCGGCGATCCGCTCGAGCGCCGGGCGCCCTTCCTGACTGAGGCGCACCGCGAGCTCGAATGCCGCGAGCAACCGGGCCGCCTTGGCGGGCCCGACCCCAGGTGTCCGCTGCAGCTCGGCAGCGGGGCGGGCGGCGAGGCGACGAAGCGTCCCGCCAGCGGGGGCAAGCAGCCTTGCTGCCACCGCCAGAGCGTCTTCCCGAGTATCACCTGTCCCTAGCAGGATGGCGAGAAGTTCCTGCGGCGTCAACGAGGAGGGGCCCAGCCGCCAGAGGCGCTCGCGGGGGCGGTCGGGGGGCGCAGCCGGAATGGACACTCGGGAACGATCGACCGAACCCGCTCTAGGCACGGGCCCGCATAGCGTTCATGGGTACAGAAAAGCGCGAACGGTTGATTGCAGACTTGCGGGAATAGACTACCACTAACATTGTTAGTGTAAACTCATCCCGGAGCGAGTTCCGTGGCGAAGGATTCGGTGGGCGAATTCGAACATCAACTCCTCCTCGCGGCGTTGCGCACGGCGCCCGACGCGTACACGGCGACGATCGTGATGGAGCTTGAGGCCTGCGCAGGCCGGACCGTCTCTCCCGCAGCGGTTCACATTGCGCTGGGGCGGCTCGAGGAACACGGGCTGATTGCGTCGGAGTTGCGCGACGGGGATGGCGCGACCGGTCGACGGCAGCGGCGGTATGTCTCTGTCACTCCGCACGGGCTCGCGGTGGTGCGCGCCGAGCGTGCGCGGCTCCTGCGGCTGTGGGCAGGGCTCGAACCGCTGCTGGAGAGGAACTGAGATGAGTGAGCTCCCCGCCCCGACGACCGACGCTCCATCCTTCTCCCGTCGGTTGCTGATTCTGTTGCTCAAGTTCTCCGGGTATGGTGCCGTCGTTCATGATCTCGAAGAGCTTTTCGTCCTTCGATCGCTTCGTGACGGCGCCCCTGCTGCGCGCCGGTGGTATCGGTGGCAATGCATTGCCACCCCGTTGCGCCTCGGCTGGTTCCGCTTCACAGGAAACCCGGGCCCTCGCCGATCGGTCCGGCCGAGCAGCCTCCCTCGAGCTGCGTCGCTGGTCGACGCCCTCGCGACGGACGGTCGGCGCGCCGCCCGGCGGCTGATCCGCCAGCCGGGGTACGCCATCGCCTCGGTATTGACCATTGGCATCGGTGTCGCCGCGATCGCTTCAGTGTACTCGATCGCGAACTGGATGCTGCTGCGGCCGGTGCCCGCGGTCCGCGCGCCCCATGAGCTGGCGACGATTCAGCTCGAGGCCGCGGCGCCCTTCGGGCTGCCCATCTCGAACCCGGACTATCTCGAGCTCAAGGGACGGCTGCGATCCGCCCCTGATCTCGCGGGTTATACCGCCCAGCAATTCAACCTGGCGTTCGATCCGGCAAGCGTCCCTGAGCGAACCGCTGGCGAGCTGGTGACGCCTGACTATTTCGCGACACTGGGCGTGGCCCTCGCGGCGGGCCGCGCGTTCGACGCAAGCAATGCGACCGCTGCCGGTGGTCTCGTCGCTGTGATCAGTGATCGACTCTGGCAGAAGTACTGGAATCGTTCACCAACTGCCATTGGGGCCCGCGTCACCATCAACGGCCAGCCCTTCACTGTCGTCGGAGTGACGCCCCGCAGCTTTCACGGCGCGGAACTGCCGGGCCGGGCCCAACTATGGGTGCCGGCTGGGGCTGCTCCGGCGCTTCTGCACAGCGCGGAGAAGCTGTCGGGTCCCATGGAGCAGCTCTGGCAGACCCTGATCGCCCGCATCCCAACGGCACAGGGACAACGCGCGGCAGAGGGCGAATTCAACCGACTGGTGGAGGAGATTCGCGGTCGCAAGGGACCGAGTTCGTTCCTCTCTCTGGCGTGGGGGTTCAAGGTTCACCCGGGTATCGGCCTGCAGCCGCTCGCGCGCGCATCCGTGCGCCACACACTGAACATTCTCCTCGTGTCATCCCTGCTCTTCCTGCTGCTCACCTGCGCCAATGTCAGCAACCTCGGCCTTACTCGCGCACTTTCCCTGAGCTCGGCCACTGCCGTGCAGCGCTTGCTCGGCGCGCCACTCGGGCGCGTCATTCGCGAACGTCTGGTCGAGACCACGATCGTCGGCGTGCTTGGAAGCATCGTCGGGGTCGTACTCGGGGTGGCGGTTACCGGCCTCGTTCGTGGCGCGGGGGTCGCCGGCATCGAGCTGGACTATACCGGCGTCATTGTCGACGGTGGCGTGGTCGCGACCACCGCCGTCGTTGCCATCTTTGCGGGTCTCCTCGCCGGACTGCTTCCGGCCCTCACGGTGCGTCGATCCGACGGCTCCCAGCTCATCCGGGTTGCGCACCGACGAGACCGCCGCTCCAGTCGGATTCGACACGGCCTCGTCATTGCCCAGGTCGCGCTCTCGACCACGCTGGTGGTCGGCTCAGGCCTGCTTGCTCGGACTCTGACCAAGCTGCGCCACATCGACCTCGGTTTTTCGGCGGCGAACGTGCTGGCGTTCACCCTCGATCCCGAATCGCAGGGACTTTCCGAGCTCGAGACTGCGCAATTGATTGACCGACTGCTCGATCGTCTCCGGCAGGATCAGCGAGTCACTTCAGCGAGTATCTCGCACGCGCTCGGTGTGCTGAGTGATCAGTTCTACCTCGTTACAGTCTTCCCGCGCCCAGGAAGCACGAATGAGCGGGACCACATTGTAGCTCGCTCCCTCTCGGTCTCGCCTTCCTTTCTCCCAACGCTCGGGGTCGGCATGGTGGGACCCGGCTTTCCACCCGGATGGCTGCTCCCCGATTCAACTGCCGAGCAGGTCGGCGTCCTCAACGAAACCGCTCTCCATCAGCTGCTCCCGGGCATCGCCCCCGAGGCGGCCATCGGGCACATCGTGCAGCCGCTCCCTGGCACGAAGCCGATCCGGGTTGTTGGCGTCGCGCGCGACGCGCGGCTCGCACACGTGACCAGTCCGACCGGGCCCTACATCTTCCGGCCATGGTCGCAAGGCTTCCACGACAAAGAGTTCACGGTGTACCTCCGCACCACGGTACCACCCGAGCAGATGGAAGGCGCAGTGCGCGACCTGGTTCGGCAGGTCGATCCCATGCTGCCAGTGTATGCACTTCATTCGCTGGAGAGCCAGCTGGATGATCTCTTTGCGGAACAGCGGCTGGTGGCAACGCTCGGCTCCCTGCTCGGCGCCGTGGGAGTGATTCTCGCCGCGCTTGGGCTCTACGCCCTTCTCGGTCAGTCCGTGCTTGAGCGTCGCCGCGAAATCGGGATCAGACTGGCTCTCGGCGCGCGCCAGCAGACGGTCGTCGCATCGATCATTGGCGGTGGACTGGGGATGACAGCAGTAGGGATGGTCGCAGGGCTCGCGGGCGCCGCCTATCTGAGCAAGCTGATTGCGTCACGGCTCTTCGGGGTGGCACCGCTTGATCTCGCCACCTATGCTGGCGGCTCGGTACTGTTGCTGGTGGCCGCGCTCGGCGCCTGCGGCATTCCCGCCCGCCGCGCGTCGAAGGTAGAGATCGTGGAGGCGTTGCGGGCGGATTAGGGTGGCGCGCGCTTCAGGCGGTAAATGCGGACCTCGTTTTCGCTGTTGAGCTTGTCGACTCGCGCGAGCAGATAGTCGCGTCCGATCTCCAGTACATCCAGGTCAGCCGGCACCTCCACTTGCCCGAGGAGGACTCCATCGGGATCAAAGACCTCCCAGAGCGCTGGTTCACCGTCGAACGCCCAGTTCTTCGCCCAGATCAGACCAGCGGCATCCACGATCAACCCGGCAAAGGCGGGCCGGTTTGCGGGATACGGCAACGTGCGAAACGCCTTCGCAAACACCGAGCGGACGATGGTGTCCGTTCTGGCCAATCGCACGGCCGTGAATCGACTGATATCCGCACCGGCGACGGGAATTGGCGAGCGGCGGATGCGAATGATCTTCCGGAGTGCGCCATCGAGCGAGCGGACCTCGACTTCATAGCGCTGCCCGTCCGCGTACAGCCAATCCGACCCACGAACCGCAAAGAGCCCGACTCTTCCAAACGGGCGGACATCCATTGCGGAAGGCCGACCAATGCCGTCGTTGACGATCGAATACTCCTGCCTCAGGGCCGGCATGATGCGGGTCCACTTGCCGCTCGACGAGACCGCCATGACCGTAAGCGATTCCGTGACCAGCTGTTGCCGCCCATCACGCCAATTGTCGAATTGGTAACCAATCAGGCGTCCGTCGGTGAGACTGCCGAACAGATCCCGGAACGCCCTCCCCTTGCCCATGGGGTGAGGGAGGTAGGGCGCCGGATTGAAGTGATCCCAGCGTCGCACGACGCCTTTCCGATCGAACTCGGTGTACCTCGCAAGAGCGCCGTCGTACAGCGCGACCGCGTCCTTGCCTACGGGGATGATGCGACCCATGTAATTGAACTGGCCAGCGGTCTCCCCGGGTCCACGCGCGCCGGTATGCCGCAGCAGCTTGCCGGTCGAGTCGAACCACGAGATCCTGAAGCGGGCCTGATCGACGACCGCGACATCGCCGTTACCGAGACGCGCCGCAGTCGGCTTCACGTCGAGGAACTTCTCCTCGCGCGCTCCTGGGCCGCCGAGCACCAGGGACGGAATGGGCTCCACGACAATGCGTCGAGTGTCACCCCAGCTCCCCCGGACATTCTCCACGATCCGCACGCCGGCAGAATCGCGTACCCGTGGGCCTTGCGCGCTCGCCGTGAACGTCACGCCGAGGCTGGCCAGCCACACCGCGCCAACGAGTGCGCATCGGTATTCGCGACGCATCATTGCCCCCCAGCCGTCACGGGTGGCAGTCGGTAGCGATAGAGCCCCTTCCCCTCGCTGCCCGTG
Coding sequences:
- a CDS encoding bifunctional (p)ppGpp synthetase/guanosine-3',5'-bis(diphosphate) 3'-pyrophosphohydrolase; the protein is MTTGAVPSSLTDLSPAFFVILEKHAERLDIALIDRALRYSAAAHRGQKRMSGEDFVEHSIAVASILAGFLVDTTSICAALLHDVVEDSDLTTDDIAREFGNEVAGLVEGLTKLSHLPFRSSVEEQSENYRKLLLSVAKDARVIIIKLADRLHNMRTLEHLTPERRQRIATETREIYAPLAHRFGMANVKAELEDLAFKFLETEEYQALAQQVAAKRAAREQMIQRMRGPLEQELKRAGIEWYDVSGRPKHLWSIYQKMRKRNKPFDEIYDLMAMRVIVRTVPECYHVLGIIHHVWTPVQERIKDYIASPKSNGYQSLHTTIFGPGGQLFEIQIRTQEMHRTAEYGIAAHWLYKTVEEGEDDVGRQLGWFRQLLELQQESASPEDFLEFLKVDLYHDEIFIFTPQGDVKQLPKGATAIDFAFHVHTDVGLHTSGAKVNGRIAPLHRELKNGDTVEVLTSPHAKPSRDWLSHVRTGRARAKIKQWIRQEEETVSLQLGREILTRELKRRRLTAPVPEAMQTAAVALNLLDSEALEVSLGRGDLAVGQVMKALFPDLAPDALQEKPPTVFGRVIDRLRLGRGIKIQGVDGLMVRYAQCCQPVPGDPVVGFVTQGRGISIHRADCPNLLTLGDQGRRVEIDWQEQTGETYAVRLLINGEDRRGLYADIMQVISQTGTNIRGAEINSKDGTAFGSILVEVDNLPHLAKVLKAIRKVKGVSTVERREAQEGG
- the radC gene encoding DNA repair protein RadC, with protein sequence MSIPAAPPDRPRERLWRLGPSSLTPQELLAILLGTGDTREDALAVAARLLAPAGGTLRRLAARPAAELQRTPGVGPAKAARLLAAFELAVRLSQEGRPALERIAEPADVARVVGHRLRDLEVEEFHLLALDTRSRVLRDVLVTRGLLDSSLVHPREVFRAAIAEAAAGIILVHNHPSGDPTPSAEDRAVTRQLVAAGQLLDVPVYDHVIVAGDRFLSFATAGLL
- a CDS encoding HlyD family efflux transporter periplasmic adaptor subunit — encoded protein: MDVAREKKPNRKRPILIGVGVLGLVLATVAVSRMKPAAPSVDRPTLQLDSVVSGPMLRDIRAPGSLVPEQIRFISAIAPGRVEAKLVQPGARVTPETVLLRLSNPDVEIQLLQAERSLTDAEAQLVSLKSNLETQRLSQVGVVASTRTTYNEAKRQADAAQAMSSELLSKFELAKVTDLATELRERLDIEQQRLKILTENMPSQLAVQKEQVERLKAVVNYQHNLVGAMVVKAGVAGVLQEMPIEEGQFATSGTTIAKVVQPEKLKAVLRVQENQARDVTVGQTASIDTRNGFVRGRVSRIDPSSTGGTVTVDVALTDSLPKGARPDLSVDGTIELERIGKVMHVGRPTYGQANSTIGLFRLTPDGKEAERVQVTLGRTSANAVEIVRGLKPGDIVILSDMSRFDGVDRVRIK
- a CDS encoding PadR family transcriptional regulator; the encoded protein is MAKDSVGEFEHQLLLAALRTAPDAYTATIVMELEACAGRTVSPAAVHIALGRLEEHGLIASELRDGDGATGRRQRRYVSVTPHGLAVVRAERARLLRLWAGLEPLLERN
- a CDS encoding ABC transporter permease, with product MSNNIRYAVRTLRRSPGYALVAILTLGLGIGANTAIFSVINAVVLRPLPFDRPEQLVVLNHHYPSLKDLKASVSAPGFVEYQKQTQVFSKVSVSTGWGPTLTGHGDASRLQAQRVAGDYFGTYSVQPAMGRALRADESNLGNEHVVMLSDAYWRRGYGADRAIVGQRMLLNGESYEIVGVMPPSFTSMLNTNTDIWVPLALTQRQLSGSFGNEFLNLTARLKDGVSLAAGQREMHALANRIKADRPDAFPEDWDLALSSLSDQVTSSGMRRAMFVLLGAVGLVLLIACANVANLQLARAASRSREIAVRVALGASPGDLVKQLLTESVLLSLLGGALGLLLAMWGVPALLSLNERNLPPATAIGLDGKVLGFTLLLAVGTGLLFGLAPALRVSRTSLQETLKEGGRGAAGDRGGLALRRGLVVATVAVALTLLVGAGLLTRSFTQLLQVDPGFRPDHLLTFNVGLPAAKYPNDTVRVAYFDRATEAIAAVPGVVSAGATSVLPFTNNWSTSSFNVEGFTPPPKAAIPWGDVRLVTPNFLATLGAPLIKGRFFTAQDRFESPAVVVVDDELVKRFWPNQDPIGKRITFNNLTDTNITWITVVGVVGHTMHEGLDAEKRIQVYFPLAQTGTGFMTYAVRTTGEPTQVLNAVRAALKQVDADVAIANVSQMDELVSISTGPRRFSMVLLTVFSVLAAGLAAIGLYGVMSYTVTQRSKELGVRLALGATPGEVQKLVMGQGMRLAIVGVGFGLVAALVFTNLLKALDTKAALGATDRLLFQVSPNDPATFVGIPLLLLAVTLLATWLPARRATSVDPVEALRGE
- a CDS encoding ABC transporter ATP-binding protein — translated: MTSPGQSLIRLDGIKKVFYTDEVETHALAEIHLDVKRGEYVAISGPSGCGKTTLLSLLGLLDTPTGGEYYLDDKPVAQLSPSDRARIRNREIGFIFQAFNLIGDLTVYENVELPLTYRGMAPADRKQRVMAALEKVGMSHRVKHYPAQLSGGQQQRVAVARAVAGEPLILLADEPTGNLDSTNGESVMQLLQELHRGGATICMVTHDPRYERHADRSIHLFDGRVVEDQALELSPA